GGTTCATGAACCTGCCCGATCGCCTGCCCGGCGCGAAGGGCTGGGTGATGAAGCTGCTCGGCTCGACCGGCGGCCCCAAGGTGACCTGGACCGCGCGCACGTTCATCGTCAAGGACAAGCGCGCCTACGCCGATCACCTGCGGCGGCTGGCCGCGCGCCCGGGCCTGGCGCGCATCATCCCCGGCCACGGCGCGGTGCTGACCGAGGGCGCCGCCGCGGCGCTGGCCGCCGCCGCCGATCGCCTGCACCGGGCGTAACCGCCGCCGCGCCCCGGCGTCGAAGGACGGTGCCGGAGATCCCGCGCGAGCGCCTGACCGTGGTGGCCGATCGTCCGGATCGGGCCCGGGCGGCGTACGTGCTGTACTGGATGATCGGCGCCCGGCGCGCGACCGCGAGCTTCGCGCTCGATCACGCCGTCGCGCGCGCGACCGCGCTGGGCCTGCCGCTCCTGGTGTTCGAGCCGCTCCGCGTCGGCTACCGCTGGGCCAGCGATCGCATGCACCGGTTCGTGCTCGACGGCATGGCCGCCAACGCCGCGGCGTTCGCGGCGGCCGGCGTCACCTACTACCCGTACGTCGAGCCCACGCCCGGCGCCGGCCGCGGCCTGCTGGCGGCGCTCGCGGCGCGGGCCGCGGTGGTCATCACCGACGAGCAGCCCGGGTTCTTCCTGCCGGCGATGGTCGCCGCCGCGGGCCGCCAGCTCGACGGCCGCCTCGAGCTGATCGACGGCGTCGGCCTCCTGCCGCTGCGCGCCCACGGCCGCGCGTTCGCCACCGCCGCGGCGTTCCGCTGGCACTGGCAGAAGGTGCTCGGCGCCCACCTCGGTCACGGGCCGAGCCCGCGGCCGCTGGCGCGCGCGGCCGCCACGCTCGGGGGCGCCGCGATCCCCGGCGCGATCCTGCGGCGCTGGCCCGCGGCCACCGCGGCGCTGCTCGCCGGCGCCGGCCTCGATCGCCTGCCGATCGATCACGCCGTGGGCCCGGTCGACGATCGCGGCGGCGCGCCCGCGGCCGCCGCCGTGCTGCGCAGCTTCGTCGCGACCCGCCTGCCTCGCTACGCCGACGCCCGCAACCAGCCCGAGGTCGCGGCCGCCAGCGGCCTGTCGCCGTACCTGCACTTCGGCCACATGGGCGCCCACACGATCGTCGACGCGGTCTGGCGCAGCGCCGGCTGGTCGCCGGCGGCGCTGGCCGGGCAGCGCGCGACCGGCAGCCGCGACGGCTGGTGGGGCCTGCCGCCGCCGGCCGAGGCCTTCATGGACGAGCTCTTCACCTGGCGCGAGCTCGGCCATGGCTTCTGTCACTACCGGCCCGACTACGATCAGTACGACGCGCTGCCGCCGTGGGCCCGGACCTCGCTCGACGCCCACGCCGGCGATCCGCGCCCGCACCGCTACACCCTCGCCGAGCTCGAGCGCGCCGCCACCCACGATCCGCTCTGGAACGCGGCCCAGCGCCAGCTCGTCGCCGAGGGCCGCATCCACAACTACCTGCGCATGCTCTGGGGCAAGAAGATCCTCGAGTGGAGCCCGTCGCCGCGGGCCGCGCTGGCCGCGCTGATCGAGCTCAACAACAAGTACGCGCTCGACGGCCGCGACCCCAACTCGTACAGCGGCATCTTCTGGACCCTGGGCCGGTTCGATCGCCCGTGGGGGCCCGAGCGCCCGATCTTCGGCGTGATCCGCTACATGTCCTCGGACAACACCGCGCGCAAGGTGCGGGTCAAGCGCTACCTCGAGCGCTGGTCGGCGCAGCCGTCGCTGCTGTGAGCGCGCGCGGCGCCGCAGCGGCGCTACCCATAGAGCCGCACGAACTGCCGCGGCGCCCGGCGGGTGCGGGTGCAGCGGTCGACGCCGGCATCAGCACGAACGACAGCGCCCGGCGCGGCCGCGCGGTGTGGTTGCGGCGCGAGCGGTGCCAGACCAGGTTGTGCAAGAGCAGCACCTCGCCCGCGACCGCCGGCACCGCGACCGCCGCGCGCGCGTCGACGAGCGCGTCGGGGATCGTCCCGCCCGCGGGCGTGGCCAGCCCGCCGCGGTGGCTGCCCGGCACCAGCTCGACGCAGCCGCTCGCGACCGGCGCGTCGTCGAGCGCGGTCCACAGGGTCACGGTCGGCTGCGCGGTCAGGCCCCAGGAAGTTGCCGCCGTCCTGGTGCCACGGCAGCTCGGTGCCGCCCGCCGTCGTCGCGGACGCGGCCTGGTCCCAGATCACCGCGCGGCACAGCGCGACCTCGTCGCCGATGAGCGCGCGCGATCCGCGCGAACAGCGGGTTGTCGAGCCACGCGCGCACGACCGGATCGCGCTCGACGCCCTCGATCTTGCGGTACGCCCGCGACGGCCCGATCCAGCCGCGTCGGACCGGCAGATCGTCGTAGGCGCCGGTCGGGGCGTCGTGCTGAAAGAACATGCCGTCGCGCGGGGCGGTCCCGTCCATCAGCCCGTCGACCGCTCGATCAGCGCGGCGCGCGCCGCCGCGGTCGCGCACGGGCCCAGGCGCGCCCAGCCCTGGGCCGCCCACGCCGCCAGCGGCTCGGCGAGCTCGACGGTGCGCGCGTGGTCGGTGAGCACGGTCGGAATCTACCCGACTCGCGCCTGGCCCACAGCGGAGTAGGATGTCGACGATGCGCCGCGTCCTCGGTCTCGCTCCGCTGTTCTCGCTCCTCGTGGTCGCCTGCGGCGGCGACACCGGCGACCCGCAGGTCGGCGAGTGCGAGGGGACTACTGCGACCTCATCACGGCCCACTGCTCGGGCGCCGTGGCGCAGTCCTCCGATCGCAGCAGCTGCCTGGCGACCTGCG
This genomic window from Myxococcales bacterium contains:
- a CDS encoding deoxyribodipyrimidine photolyase, which encodes MPEIPRERLTVVADRPDRARAAYVLYWMIGARRATASFALDHAVARATALGLPLLVFEPLRVGYRWASDRMHRFVLDGMAANAAAFAAAGVTYYPYVEPTPGAGRGLLAALAARAAVVITDEQPGFFLPAMVAAAGRQLDGRLELIDGVGLLPLRAHGRAFATAAAFRWHWQKVLGAHLGHGPSPRPLARAAATLGGAAIPGAILRRWPAATAALLAGAGLDRLPIDHAVGPVDDRGGAPAAAAVLRSFVATRLPRYADARNQPEVAAASGLSPYLHFGHMGAHTIVDAVWRSAGWSPAALAGQRATGSRDGWWGLPPPAEAFMDELFTWRELGHGFCHYRPDYDQYDALPPWARTSLDAHAGDPRPHRYTLAELERAATHDPLWNAAQRQLVAEGRIHNYLRMLWGKKILEWSPSPRAALAALIELNNKYALDGRDPNSYSGIFWTLGRFDRPWGPERPIFGVIRYMSSDNTARKVRVKRYLERWSAQPSLL